From the Xiphophorus maculatus strain JP 163 A chromosome 20, X_maculatus-5.0-male, whole genome shotgun sequence genome, one window contains:
- the LOC102231609 gene encoding transmembrane protein 82-like encodes MNIFYPFVWILDIFQWTPFDSNPIDCFFKGLVGACGVSVLYNLMRVYNFIQACSDPDTEGGDRRRSSSSRNPLRRKWRAAVQFWLLTGVLSLVGHRVSSLIVLEFSLRAVSALASAGQDDGSRGLELLLVQSQFSLGCSLTCTLAFIHQGALHSSFGLLLAAALSWAFASYSSGLWRHVARLFPLHRTDGYCGKCINLLTSGHTMLASLQRVVILAFGTAAVASTTTVYEHFLSQKDAMKFWTPLTLCYTMLVAYNQEEQHRLSITETLLRTVVLRLGGLLVLMLAVGNWTDVLHILVAFLGEGVCLLPSEDLLQAALKEERERCQDKQRTCHRSRMRIQ; translated from the exons CTGGTAGGAGCCTGTGGAGTTTCAGTCCTCTATAATCTGATGAGAGTTTACAATTTCATTCAAGCATGCAG TGATCCTGACACTGAAGGTGGAGACAGACGGAGGTCGTCTTCCTCTAGAAATCCTCTGAGGAGGAAATGGAGAGCGGCGGTCCAGTTCTGGTTGCTGACCGGCGTCCTCTCTCTGGTGGGCCACAGGGTTTCCTCTCTCATCGTGCTGGAGTTTTCCCTCAGAGCCGTTTCTGCATTGGCCTCCGCCGGACAG GACGACGGGTCCAGAGGTCTGGAGCTGCTCCTGGTCCAGAGCCAGTTCTCTCTGGGCTGCAGCCTCACCTGCACTCTGGCCTTCATCCATCAGGGGGCGCTACACAGCTCCTTCGGCTTGCTCCTGGCCGCTGCGCTCAGCTGGGCATTTGCGAGCTACAGCAGCGGTCTGTGGCGCCATGTGGCCAGGCTGTTCCCGCTGCACAGGACCGATGGTTACTGTGGGAAGTGCATCAATCTCCTAACCTCTGGACACACCATGCTGGCCTCGCTGCAAAGAGTGGTTATCTTGGCCTTTGGCACAGCAGCTGTGGCTTCCACCACCACGGTTTACGAGCACTTCTTATCCCAGAAGGACGCGATGAAGTTCTGGACTCCACTCACTCTCTGCTACACCATGTTGGTGGCCTACAACCAAG agGAGCAACATCGGCTGAGCATCACAGAGACCCTGCTGCGGACCGTGGTGCTGCGACTGGGAGGCCTGCTGGTTCTCATGCTGGCAGTGGGAAACTGGACAGACGTTCTCCACATCCTCGTCGCTTTTCTGGGAGAAGGAGTCTGTCTGCTGCCTTCTGAGGATCTGCTGCAGGCTGCGTTAAAG gaagAACGAGAACGCTGCCAGGACAAACAGAGGACCTGCCACAGATCAAGGATGAGAATACAGTAG